One part of the Dyadobacter sp. 676 genome encodes these proteins:
- a CDS encoding arylsulfatase, which translates to MKISAFLALALVAASGVMAQKKPAANRVPDQRPNIILIMVDDLGYSDIGAYGSEIKTPNLDQLAAEGIRFREFYNNSICAPTRASLITGQYPHKAGVGYFNVNLGLPAYQGYLNKESLTFGEVLRSAGYSTLLSGKWHVGNDSLAWPNQRGFDRFYGFINGASNYYDIGKYGNGPAVELVENNRRISLPPDKYLTDEITDHALSFLEEQSKTAKPFFLYLAYNAPHWPLQAPESDIAKYKGRYSIGWDSLRVERLRRQKALGIADPKQTVAARDKDVIPWDNVPYDEKLLWERKMEIYAAMIDRVDQNIGKLREKLKALGKDDNTLIVFISDNGAQGGYAGSSPRKPQRNTGPAGTAGSYVYQDQPWAYVSNTPHLAYKNNMHEGGISAPFIAWFPGRIKGGQIVKGTGHLIDLAPTFYDLARASYPAADKGIAINPLPGKSLLPVLTGKSGEVDRGGEPIFWERAGNRAVRKGKWKIVSTYPAYKWELYDLETDRGETTDLASANPDVVDQLSAAYFRWAERTGVVDYDKIKPANPIGAPAARPNRVPPTF; encoded by the coding sequence ATGAAGATCTCTGCATTCCTCGCCCTGGCCCTGGTGGCCGCATCGGGCGTTATGGCACAGAAGAAGCCTGCTGCTAACCGGGTCCCGGACCAACGGCCCAATATCATCCTGATCATGGTCGACGACCTGGGCTATTCCGATATCGGCGCGTACGGCTCGGAAATCAAAACACCGAACCTCGATCAGTTGGCCGCCGAAGGCATCCGTTTCCGCGAATTTTATAATAATTCCATTTGCGCACCTACGCGTGCGTCGCTCATTACGGGGCAGTACCCGCACAAGGCAGGTGTGGGGTATTTCAATGTGAATCTGGGCCTGCCGGCCTATCAGGGATATCTCAACAAAGAGTCGCTGACGTTCGGCGAAGTTTTGCGCAGTGCCGGTTACAGCACGCTGCTGAGCGGTAAATGGCATGTAGGCAACGACAGCCTCGCATGGCCTAACCAGCGCGGTTTCGATCGTTTTTATGGCTTTATCAATGGCGCCAGCAATTATTACGATATCGGTAAATATGGTAATGGGCCGGCAGTCGAGCTGGTTGAAAATAACAGGCGCATCAGCCTTCCGCCCGATAAATACCTGACGGACGAAATCACCGATCACGCGCTGTCGTTCCTCGAAGAGCAAAGTAAAACAGCCAAACCGTTCTTCCTTTACCTCGCCTATAACGCACCGCACTGGCCGTTGCAAGCGCCCGAATCGGACATCGCGAAGTACAAAGGGCGGTACAGCATCGGCTGGGATTCGCTGCGCGTGGAGCGGCTCCGGCGCCAGAAAGCGCTCGGTATCGCCGATCCGAAACAGACGGTGGCTGCGCGGGATAAGGATGTAATACCCTGGGATAATGTACCCTACGATGAAAAGTTGCTCTGGGAGCGCAAAATGGAGATCTATGCGGCGATGATCGACCGCGTCGACCAGAATATCGGCAAGCTCCGCGAAAAACTGAAAGCCCTTGGTAAGGACGATAATACCCTGATCGTCTTTATCTCTGACAATGGTGCGCAGGGTGGTTATGCGGGCTCCTCCCCACGCAAGCCGCAACGAAATACCGGTCCGGCCGGTACGGCCGGTTCCTATGTGTATCAGGATCAACCCTGGGCGTACGTTTCGAACACCCCGCATTTGGCATACAAAAACAATATGCACGAAGGCGGTATCAGCGCACCTTTCATCGCGTGGTTTCCGGGACGGATCAAGGGCGGCCAGATTGTAAAAGGCACCGGCCACCTGATCGACCTGGCGCCCACTTTTTACGACCTTGCCAGAGCGAGTTATCCCGCAGCCGATAAGGGCATCGCCATTAACCCATTACCCGGTAAAAGCCTCCTTCCTGTGCTGACGGGCAAATCGGGCGAAGTGGACAGGGGCGGGGAGCCGATTTTCTGGGAACGTGCCGGCAATCGGGCCGTACGGAAAGGTAAATGGAAGATTGTTTCGACCTACCCGGCCTACAAATGGGAGTTGTACGACCTTGAAACGGACCGTGGCGAAACCACCGATCTGGCCTCGGCGAACCCCGACGTCGTCGACCAGCTTTCCGCAGCATATTTTCGTTGGGCCGAACGTACCGGTGTGGTGGATTACGATAAAATCAAACCGGCCAACCCGATCGGTGCGCCGGCAGCGCGGCCAAACCGCGTACCGCCCACGTTCTGA
- a CDS encoding response regulator — MKKNTVIIVDDDADDRYLIGEALNIVGEKRKIVEVEDGRELVDLLVKGNPRPELILVDMNMPRMNGVEVLGAIQSFADFENVPKIVLSNDSNNAEIAYQAGADGFYTKPSTLDGYLDVARRILKKYLGGLKEP, encoded by the coding sequence ATGAAAAAAAACACTGTAATTATCGTTGACGACGACGCGGACGACCGCTATCTCATTGGCGAAGCATTGAATATAGTTGGCGAAAAGAGGAAGATCGTCGAAGTGGAAGACGGCAGAGAGCTCGTAGACCTGCTGGTTAAGGGCAATCCGCGTCCCGAGCTCATCCTGGTGGATATGAATATGCCCCGAATGAACGGTGTGGAAGTACTGGGGGCCATCCAGTCGTTTGCCGACTTTGAAAACGTCCCCAAAATCGTGCTGTCCAACGACAGCAACAATGCCGAAATAGCCTACCAGGCAGGTGCCGATGGCTTTTATACAAAGCCCTCCACCCTGGACGGTTACCTGGATGTCGCCAGAAGGATCCTGAAAAAATACCTGGGCGGCTTAAAGGAACCCTGA
- a CDS encoding thioredoxin family protein, giving the protein MKKAIFFHAGLPVCLSAKQEILNLIPDDRIEVIHLGEEKGKIAEAERAGVQSIPALLTPNGHVLHINFGTRIADLK; this is encoded by the coding sequence ATGAAAAAAGCCATTTTCTTCCATGCGGGCCTCCCCGTTTGCCTGAGCGCGAAACAGGAAATATTGAACCTCATTCCCGACGACCGGATCGAAGTAATACACCTTGGCGAGGAAAAAGGCAAAATTGCGGAGGCCGAGAGGGCTGGCGTGCAGTCGATCCCCGCCCTCCTGACGCCGAACGGCCACGTGCTGCACATCAATTTCGGCACACGGATAGCGGATCTGAAATAG
- a CDS encoding DoxX family protein, producing the protein MTQKTTTIIYRTGTALTSLWFGASGFFELTKNPVVWDITVQLGYPAHFIYLLGVFKLSGVAVLLTPNRLHRLKEWVFAGIFFDIIFAFVSKLAVIGLAATLDAIVAFVMVSVTYAMFRRLEAYSGSVPNSGVVPAH; encoded by the coding sequence ATGACACAAAAAACCACCACCATCATCTACCGGACAGGCACCGCATTGACGTCGCTCTGGTTCGGCGCTAGCGGTTTTTTCGAACTCACCAAAAATCCCGTCGTATGGGACATTACGGTACAGCTGGGTTACCCGGCGCATTTCATTTACCTTCTCGGGGTATTCAAGCTTTCGGGCGTGGCCGTACTGCTGACGCCCAACCGGCTTCACCGGCTGAAAGAATGGGTTTTCGCGGGAATCTTCTTCGATATCATTTTCGCTTTCGTGTCCAAACTGGCGGTTATCGGCCTGGCCGCAACGCTCGACGCCATCGTGGCATTTGTGATGGTGTCGGTCACCTATGCGATGTTCCGTAGGCTTGAAGCCTATTCGGGAAGTGTGCCAAACAGCGGTGTGGTACCGGCCCATTGA
- a CDS encoding glycoside hydrolase family 43 protein → MASNFMITEGNPIIRNHYTADPTVLVHNGSIYLYTGHDDPPAGVDDYHMHDWLCFSSTDLVHWNEHPFPLKATDFSWASGDAYASKVIGYRGRFCWFVSVTHAGGPHKAIGVAVSDNPVGPFRDARGAALITHDMLPPTDNEKANLDPTVLVDDDGAAYMFWGNGQCYFARLTGDLTALEGEIAVVDLPGFSEGAHIHKRDGIYYLAYGYGYPEKVAYATSRKIEGPWEFRGILNEIAGNCATNRPAVVDFRGESYFFYHNGALPGGGSHRRSVCVDRLYYEEDGSLRRVVMTTEGVRGSR, encoded by the coding sequence ATGGCTTCGAATTTCATGATCACCGAGGGAAACCCGATAATCCGCAACCACTACACCGCCGATCCGACCGTGCTGGTACACAACGGAAGCATTTACCTTTATACAGGCCACGACGATCCCCCGGCCGGCGTCGACGACTACCATATGCACGACTGGCTCTGCTTCTCGTCGACCGATCTCGTTCACTGGAATGAACATCCTTTCCCGTTGAAGGCGACGGATTTCTCATGGGCCAGCGGCGACGCCTATGCATCCAAAGTAATCGGATATCGGGGGCGATTTTGCTGGTTCGTGTCCGTCACGCACGCAGGCGGACCGCATAAGGCGATCGGCGTAGCGGTTTCGGACAATCCCGTGGGGCCGTTTCGTGATGCCAGGGGCGCAGCTCTGATCACGCACGATATGCTTCCCCCAACCGACAACGAAAAGGCCAATCTCGATCCGACGGTGCTTGTCGACGACGACGGCGCGGCTTATATGTTCTGGGGTAACGGGCAATGCTATTTCGCGAGGCTGACCGGCGATCTTACCGCCCTGGAAGGGGAAATCGCGGTTGTAGACCTTCCGGGATTCTCCGAAGGGGCGCACATACACAAGCGGGACGGCATTTATTACCTCGCCTACGGATACGGCTACCCCGAGAAAGTAGCTTACGCGACGAGCCGCAAGATCGAAGGACCGTGGGAATTCAGGGGCATATTGAATGAAATAGCCGGTAACTGTGCCACGAATCGTCCGGCGGTCGTCGATTTCCGGGGGGAAAGCTACTTTTTTTACCACAACGGTGCATTGCCCGGAGGAGGAAGCCACCGGAGGTCCGTTTGTGTCGACAGGTTGTATTACGAGGAAGATGGCTCGCTCCGAAGGGTAGTCATGACCACCGAAGGGGTACGAGGGAGCCGTTAG